One genomic window of Panicum hallii strain FIL2 chromosome 6, PHallii_v3.1, whole genome shotgun sequence includes the following:
- the LOC112897846 gene encoding transcription factor IIIB 90 kDa subunit-like isoform X2: MVYCTHCADYCPSIKDPDKGYICCGTCGKVLDQEIYTDEPNFVKDNSGQSRLAGSILTSIESGYSMSHQRTLDKGKDEISQIVNNLHVSGGDTIIKRALHFYELALDRNFTRGRRTTHVAAACLYIACRQSKKAYLLIDFSDYLQISVYVLGAVFLQLCQVLLLSDHPFVQKLIDPSLFIHRFTQRLLGGRDNAVSDTALRIIASMKRDWMQTGRKPSGLCGAALYIAALSHGYNYTKADIVSVVHVCEATLTKRLIEFENTDAGSLTIEEFLATADECNQEPVPKCSLKSGEVLCKHKDNKGSVHFAHGLCEKCYNKFTKLSGGLEGGCDPPAFQRAEKQRLEAAKRAEDAAAAKEAVLEESLCDTQNSDVENTITPSKGISGDKSSAVASEECTNDSILSKAPEGGGENCEGDADPESLSDIDDVEVDWYLHNEEETQYKKIIWEEMNKEYLEEQAAKEALAAELAARGVVVEEGKKKKRRRNEDTKSSKPAETPAEATYNMLKRKGLGSKVSAGAVGELYKTKDEDGSAHKKEEMDFDAQYGQDDADGETFDHGYYSYDGYDDDGTGVYNGIDDFDFN; the protein is encoded by the exons ATGGTTTATTGTACTCACTGTGCTGATTACTGCCCCTCCATAAAGGACCCTGACAAAGGATACAT ATGCTGTGGTACATGTGGAAAGGTTCTTGATCAGGAAATATACACTGATGAGCCTAATTTTGTTAAAGATAACTCGGGGCAG AGCCGCTTGGCTGGAAGTATTCTGACAAGCATTGAGTCTGGATATTCAATGTCCCATCAAAGAACCTTAGACAAAG GGAAGGATGAGATTAGTCAGATTGTCAATAACTTACATGTCAGCGGTGGGGATACTATCATTAAGAGGGCTCTTCACTTCTATGAG CTAGCTCTTGACCGTAATTTTACAAGGGGTCGTAGAACAACACATGTTGCAGCTGCTTGCCTTTACATTGCCTGCCG GCAAAGTAAAAAAGCTTATCTTCTTATCGATTTCTCCGACTATCTGCAAATAAGTGT TTATGTCCTAGGTGCTGTTTTTCtccaactttgccaagttttgcTACTCTCAGATCATCCATTTGTTCAAAAGCTTATAGATCCCAGCCTTTTCATCCATCGTTTTACTCAAC GTTTGCTGGGGGGAAGGGATAATGCTGTATCAGACACAGCTTTACGCATTATAGCTAGCATGAAGCGAGACTGGATGCAG ACTGGTAGGAAGCCGAGTGGATTATGTGGTGCAGCATTATACATTGCTGCACTCTCTCACGGGTATAATTACACCAAGGCAGATATT GTTtctgttgtgcatgtgtgtgaaGCCACTCTAACTAAGCGATTGATAGAGTTTGAGAATACAGATGCTGGCAGCTTAACG ATTGAAGAATTTCTGGCGACAGCTGATGAATGTAATCAAGAGCCTGTTCCAAAATGTTCGCTCAAGTCTGGAGAAGTTCTTTGCAAGCACAAGGATAATAAAGGTTCTGTACATTTTGCTCATGGACTGTGTGAAAAATGCTACAACAAG TTCACTAAACTGTCGGGTGGATTAGAAGGTGGTTGTGACCCTCCAGCATTCCAACGAGCTGAAAAGCAAAGACTTGAAGCTGCTAAAAGGGCTGAAGATGCTGCTGCAGCTAAGGAGGCAGTTCTGGAAGAATCTCTTTGTGACACACAGAATTCTGATGTTGAGAATACCATAACTCCTAGTAAG GGTATAAGCGGAGATAAATCTTCAGCAGTTGCATCTGAGGAATGCACAAATGACTCTATACTGTCCAAAGCTCCTGAAGGAGGAG GTGAAAATTGTGAAGGCGATGCTGATCCAGAAAGCCTTTCTGATATTGATGATGTAGAG GTTGATTGGTACCTTCACAATGAGGAAGAAACACAATATAAAAAGATTATCTGGGAGGAAATGAACAAAGAGTACCTTGAG GAAcaggcggcaaaggaagctttggcAGCTGAGTTGGCAGCTAGAGGTGTTGTTGTGGAAGAGGGAAAGAAGAAA AAACGAAGACGTAATGAAGACACCAAGAGCTCAAAACCTGCTGAAACACCAGCAGAAGCAACATACAACATGCTAAAACGAAAG GGACTTGGTTCAAAGGTTAGTGCGGGAGCTGTTGGCGAATTATACAAG ACTAAAGATGAAGATGGCAGCGCGCATAAGAAAGAAGAGATGGATTTTGACGCACAGTATGGGCAGGACGATGCTGATGGTGAAACATTCGATCATGGTTACTACAGCTACGATGGTTATGACGACGATGGCACAGGAGTCTACAATGGCATTGATGATTTTGATTTCAATTAG
- the LOC112897846 gene encoding transcription factor IIIB 90 kDa subunit-like isoform X1, which yields MVYCTHCADYCPSIKDPDKGYICCGTCGKVLDQEIYTDEPNFVKDNSGQSRLAGSILTSIESGYSMSHQRTLDKGKDEISQIVNNLHVSGGDTIIKRALHFYELALDRNFTRGRRTTHVAAACLYIACRQSKKAYLLIDFSDYLQISVYVLGAVFLQLCQVLLLSDHPFVQKLIDPSLFIHRFTQRLLGGRDNAVSDTALRIIASMKRDWMQTGRKPSGLCGAALYIAALSHGYNYTKADIVSVVHVCEATLTKRLIEFENTDAGSLTIEEFLATADECNQEPVPKCSLKSGEVLCKHKDNKGSVHFAHGLCEKCYNKFTKLSGGLEGGCDPPAFQRAEKQRLEAAKRAEDAAAAKEAVLEESLCDTQNSDVENTITPSKGISGDKSSAVASEECTNDSILSKAPEGGAVCYLACLGENCEGDADPESLSDIDDVEVDWYLHNEEETQYKKIIWEEMNKEYLEEQAAKEALAAELAARGVVVEEGKKKKRRRNEDTKSSKPAETPAEATYNMLKRKGLGSKVSAGAVGELYKTKDEDGSAHKKEEMDFDAQYGQDDADGETFDHGYYSYDGYDDDGTGVYNGIDDFDFN from the exons ATGGTTTATTGTACTCACTGTGCTGATTACTGCCCCTCCATAAAGGACCCTGACAAAGGATACAT ATGCTGTGGTACATGTGGAAAGGTTCTTGATCAGGAAATATACACTGATGAGCCTAATTTTGTTAAAGATAACTCGGGGCAG AGCCGCTTGGCTGGAAGTATTCTGACAAGCATTGAGTCTGGATATTCAATGTCCCATCAAAGAACCTTAGACAAAG GGAAGGATGAGATTAGTCAGATTGTCAATAACTTACATGTCAGCGGTGGGGATACTATCATTAAGAGGGCTCTTCACTTCTATGAG CTAGCTCTTGACCGTAATTTTACAAGGGGTCGTAGAACAACACATGTTGCAGCTGCTTGCCTTTACATTGCCTGCCG GCAAAGTAAAAAAGCTTATCTTCTTATCGATTTCTCCGACTATCTGCAAATAAGTGT TTATGTCCTAGGTGCTGTTTTTCtccaactttgccaagttttgcTACTCTCAGATCATCCATTTGTTCAAAAGCTTATAGATCCCAGCCTTTTCATCCATCGTTTTACTCAAC GTTTGCTGGGGGGAAGGGATAATGCTGTATCAGACACAGCTTTACGCATTATAGCTAGCATGAAGCGAGACTGGATGCAG ACTGGTAGGAAGCCGAGTGGATTATGTGGTGCAGCATTATACATTGCTGCACTCTCTCACGGGTATAATTACACCAAGGCAGATATT GTTtctgttgtgcatgtgtgtgaaGCCACTCTAACTAAGCGATTGATAGAGTTTGAGAATACAGATGCTGGCAGCTTAACG ATTGAAGAATTTCTGGCGACAGCTGATGAATGTAATCAAGAGCCTGTTCCAAAATGTTCGCTCAAGTCTGGAGAAGTTCTTTGCAAGCACAAGGATAATAAAGGTTCTGTACATTTTGCTCATGGACTGTGTGAAAAATGCTACAACAAG TTCACTAAACTGTCGGGTGGATTAGAAGGTGGTTGTGACCCTCCAGCATTCCAACGAGCTGAAAAGCAAAGACTTGAAGCTGCTAAAAGGGCTGAAGATGCTGCTGCAGCTAAGGAGGCAGTTCTGGAAGAATCTCTTTGTGACACACAGAATTCTGATGTTGAGAATACCATAACTCCTAGTAAG GGTATAAGCGGAGATAAATCTTCAGCAGTTGCATCTGAGGAATGCACAAATGACTCTATACTGTCCAAAGCTCCTGAAGGAGGAG cTGTATGCTATCTTGCATGCTTAGGTGAAAATTGTGAAGGCGATGCTGATCCAGAAAGCCTTTCTGATATTGATGATGTAGAG GTTGATTGGTACCTTCACAATGAGGAAGAAACACAATATAAAAAGATTATCTGGGAGGAAATGAACAAAGAGTACCTTGAG GAAcaggcggcaaaggaagctttggcAGCTGAGTTGGCAGCTAGAGGTGTTGTTGTGGAAGAGGGAAAGAAGAAA AAACGAAGACGTAATGAAGACACCAAGAGCTCAAAACCTGCTGAAACACCAGCAGAAGCAACATACAACATGCTAAAACGAAAG GGACTTGGTTCAAAGGTTAGTGCGGGAGCTGTTGGCGAATTATACAAG ACTAAAGATGAAGATGGCAGCGCGCATAAGAAAGAAGAGATGGATTTTGACGCACAGTATGGGCAGGACGATGCTGATGGTGAAACATTCGATCATGGTTACTACAGCTACGATGGTTATGACGACGATGGCACAGGAGTCTACAATGGCATTGATGATTTTGATTTCAATTAG
- the LOC112896282 gene encoding uncharacterized protein LOC112896282 isoform X2, with amino-acid sequence MCALSGGEATGLDARVSGAVAALETTDRYFSEPSMEADSSMEVREVEPAVKRAAEWDPDLRCANVPCQGAVSGEIDAGSSSAGNQSEYCPAVFITTPPEACAAFGFSALTGALQSEVFVGAQGCNDESITDDFVPGLHGQ; translated from the exons ATGTGTGCTTTGTCAGGCGGCGAGGCCACGGGTTTAGATGCAAGGGTAAGCGGTGCTGTGGCAGCCCTGGAGACAACAGATCGGTATTTCTCGGAGCCATCGATGGAGGCGGATTCATCAATGGAGGTGAGAGAAGTGGAGCCTGCTGTAAAAAGGGCTGCTGAATGGGATCCGGATCTGCGGTGTGCAAATGTGCCTTGTCAG GGTGCTGTGTCGGGAGAGATAGATGCCGGCTCGAGTAGTGCTGGTAATCAATCGGAGTACTGTCCTGCTGTGTTCATTACTACCCCACCGGAGGCCTGCGCTGCCTTTGGTTTTTCTGCTCTCACTGGTGCTCTGCAATCTGAGGTGTTCGTGGGAGCACAGGGTTGTAATGATGAGTCGATTACTGATGACTTTGTTCCAGG GCTGCACGGCCAGTAG
- the LOC112896282 gene encoding uncharacterized protein LOC112896282 isoform X1, whose translation MESASDDLIKHMCKRSGVIIKDINYDEVKKLEWRLSAEKDWSKLFCDKLAQRMKEGRAMCFGYTNLVGDAKKICQKFKDVLPIGTIGEEDLLLGMDDVKVVYNGPRHPESRMEQLAFDLVSLVNKSADLEPMVRQMEKMGQGSSKRKIYRRV comes from the exons ATGGAAAGTGCTAGTGATGACCTTATCAAGCACATGTGTAAGCGAAGTGGTGTTATTATTAAGGATATCAATTACGATGAGGTGAAGAAATTAGAATGGAGGCTATCTGCTGAGAAAGATTGGTCAAAACTGTTCTGTGATAAGCTGGCTCAAAGAATGAAAGAAGGTAGAGCAATGTGCTTTGGTTATACAAATCTTGTTGGAGATGCCAAGAAAATCTGTCAAAAGTTCAAGGATGTCCTGCCTATAGGTACAATTGGTGAGGAAGACCTGCTTCTTGGAATGGATGATGTGAAGGTTGTGTATAATGGCCCAAGGCATCCTGAATCAAGAATGGAGCAGCTTGCTTTTGATTTAGTGTCTCTTGTTAATAAAAGTGCTGATCTGGAACCGATGGTCCGGCAGATG GAGAAGATGGGGCAGGGATCTTCCAAGCGCAAGATATATCGCCGTGTCTGA
- the LOC112898593 gene encoding uncharacterized protein LOC112898593 codes for MGKISFFTYLWRHVKVMRPYINMRLSNPSLSLQDKVEMEKIARWVLEIGEGRAPMVAKNGQPENDWIQIPQNFVLSPNGPKIPAIADSIYDDFHLFYASIPYLAQRSIVCPVNTIIDEINNFMLDKVPGCAREYLSFDSIANSSEQPSDFQMLYPPEFLNSIILNNFLQHRLDLKIGVPVVLLRNINQSIGLCNGTRLLIERFGDRLLEGTIMTGNHVGHSVCIPKIVLNGTSPKWPFTLQRRQFPVRVCSAMTINKCQGQMLGKVGVYLREPVFTHGQLYVAVSRVNSNSGLKLLIEDDDGEPVDTTRNIVYQEVLRRVAAALSGLLVNKILQILIVHVPDFFLVMCSVSVSLVVSLYVLLCAVSSFLVCCHC; via the coding sequence ATGGGAAAAATATCCTTCTTCACATACCTATGGAGACATGTCAAAGTTATGCGTCCCTATATAAATATGAGGCTGAGCAATCCATCTCTTTCTCTACAGGACAAGGTTGAAATGGAAAAGATTGCTAGATGGGTTCTTGAAATTGGTGAGGGCCGAGCTCCAATGGTAGCCAAGAATGGCCAGCCAGAAAATGATTGGATACAAATACCACAGAATTTTGTGCTGTCACCAAATGGTCCTAAGATACCAGCCATTGCTGATTCCATATATGATGATTTCCATCTTTTCTATGCATCCATCCCTTATCTTGCCCAACGATCTATAGTATGCCCTGTCAATACCATCATTGATGAGATAAATAATTTCATGCTTGATAAAGTGCCTGGTTGTGCTCGTGAGTACCTGAGCTTTGACAGTATTGCTAACTCATCAGAACAGCCTTCAGATTTCCAAATGCTATACCCACCGGAGTTTCTAAACTCCATAATTCTTAATAATTTTCTGCAGCATCGTCTTGATCTCAAAATAGGTGTTCCTGTTGTCCTTTTAAGGAACATAAATCAATCAATTGGACTCTGCAATGGCACTAGGCTGCTAATCGAGAGATTTGGTGACCGTTTACTAGAGGGTACAATCATGACTGGGAATCATGTTGGACATTCAGTTTGCATACCCAAAATTGTTCTCAATGGTACAAGCCCAAAATGGCCTTTCACTCTGCAACGACGTCAGTTTCCAGTAAGAGTTTGCAGTGCAATGACGATAAACAAATGCCAAGGCCAAATGCTAGGAAAAGTCGGTGTATATCTTCGTGAGCCAGTGTTCACTCATGGGCAGTTGTATGTGGCCGTGTCAAGAGTAAACTCAAATAGTGGTCTTAAACTACTTATTGAAGATGATGATGGCGAACCAGTTGACACAACAAGAAATATTGTGTACCAGGAGGTTCTAAGACGTGTAGCAGCTGCACTATCAGGGCTATTAGTTAATAAGATTTTGCAGATCCTGATTGTGCATGTTCCAGATTTTTTTTTGGTTATGTGTTCTGTCTCAGTTAGtttagtagtatctttatatgTTTTGTTGTGTGCTGTCTCATCTTTTCTTGTGTGCTGTCATTGTTAA